One part of the Terriglobia bacterium genome encodes these proteins:
- a CDS encoding PIN domain-containing protein, with amino-acid sequence MVLVDTSVWVEVFRKATRFRLESVVATDDVATCLPVVQEVLQGFRDERAFALARDAMLSFPVVESPLRTEVVLEAANLHRAARRGGLTVRSGVDCLIAACAIRNGLTVLHRDRDFDLIARISSLESRAIRF; translated from the coding sequence GTGGTACTCGTTGATACCTCGGTGTGGGTCGAGGTCTTTCGGAAGGCGACCCGCTTCCGACTCGAGTCCGTCGTCGCGACCGACGACGTCGCGACGTGTCTTCCCGTCGTCCAGGAGGTGCTTCAGGGATTCCGCGACGAGCGGGCGTTCGCGCTCGCCCGCGACGCGATGCTCTCCTTCCCCGTCGTGGAATCCCCGCTCCGGACCGAGGTCGTCCTCGAGGCCGCCAATCTCCACCGCGCGGCAAGGCGCGGAGGCCTCACCGTTCGCTCGGGTGTCGACTGCCTGATCGCAGCGTGCGCGATCCGGAACGGTCTTACGGTGCTGCACCGCGACCGCGACTTCGATCTCATCGCGCGGATCTCCAGCCTCGAGTCGCGAGCGATCCGGTTCTGA
- a CDS encoding type II toxin-antitoxin system VapB family antitoxin, translating to MKRTNLVLDEKLLEEALRLSGERTYSRAVERALSEFVLRVRARRILDLAGSGLWDGNLSEMRRDRVVGERTPRSKRRGTR from the coding sequence ATGAAACGTACGAATCTTGTGCTTGATGAGAAGCTCCTCGAAGAAGCGCTGCGACTCAGCGGCGAGAGAACCTATTCGAGGGCCGTGGAACGCGCCTTGAGCGAATTCGTCCTGAGGGTCCGGGCGCGTCGCATCCTGGACCTCGCGGGTTCCGGTCTGTGGGACGGGAACCTGTCGGAAATGAGGCGGGACCGGGTCGTCGGCGAGCGCACGCCGAGGAGTAAACGGCGTGGTACTCGTTGA
- a CDS encoding redoxin domain-containing protein: MPKEKPRSVPRDLLAGFLAIVLVLASAVLTRFAGSDLRVLIAVTGSAFYFAGLARGLSAPLAPWIKAVLVSSPGLLGTAALIMNDGLHRLGIPVAVSLTAILLTLAGVRTRRLWGPARRSSVLLAGATAIALAGWVIAVVPTLVIHSSLIETDRPVAEFSVSDSEGRVVKSSDLKGRVVVLAFWATWCLPCRWELPEVQSVYDTFKQNRDVTLLAVDVDWGGETRERSRRFFSERKWTLPWAFDNGGAARSLGVDSLPTVVLLDKEGRIRTAHYGYDASEHLDRVVVKAVEELLAEREH, encoded by the coding sequence GTGCCGAAGGAGAAGCCCAGGTCCGTTCCCCGTGACCTCCTCGCCGGTTTCCTGGCCATCGTGCTCGTGCTGGCCAGCGCCGTTCTCACACGATTCGCAGGGTCGGATCTGCGCGTGCTCATTGCCGTCACGGGATCGGCATTCTACTTCGCAGGCCTGGCTCGCGGGCTTTCCGCACCTCTCGCTCCTTGGATCAAGGCAGTCCTCGTGAGCTCGCCGGGTCTACTGGGCACCGCGGCGCTCATCATGAATGATGGGCTTCACCGCTTGGGGATTCCTGTCGCCGTGTCCCTCACCGCCATCCTGCTCACACTCGCCGGCGTCCGAACCCGACGGCTATGGGGGCCGGCTCGGCGGTCGAGCGTCCTTCTCGCCGGTGCCACCGCAATCGCGCTGGCCGGCTGGGTCATCGCGGTGGTCCCGACCCTGGTGATTCACTCTTCGTTGATAGAGACCGATCGCCCCGTCGCCGAATTCTCCGTGTCGGATTCCGAGGGCCGAGTCGTCAAGTCGAGCGACTTGAAGGGTCGGGTGGTCGTCCTGGCCTTCTGGGCCACCTGGTGTCTTCCCTGCCGCTGGGAGCTTCCGGAAGTTCAATCGGTCTACGATACGTTCAAGCAGAATCGGGACGTGACCCTTCTTGCCGTCGACGTGGATTGGGGAGGAGAAACGCGGGAAAGGTCCCGGCGCTTCTTCTCGGAGAGGAAGTGGACGCTTCCTTGGGCATTCGACAACGGCGGCGCGGCCCGTTCGCTCGGCGTGGATTCGCTCCCTACCGTGGTTCTACTGGACAAGGAAGGACGAATTCGCACGGCACACTACGGATACGACGCTTCGGAACACCTGGACCGGGTCGTCGTCAAAGCGGTCGAGGAGCTGCTCGCCGAAAGAGAGCACTGA
- a CDS encoding alpha/beta hydrolase: MSHLPWAASARVVLGALALAIAWLGLGWSLERLVIFPRRVAGPGFPSRADGFESLWIEIPAGQVEAWLLPGRGAKGKAVIYAHGNAELIDFQVDLARAYHDRGFTVLLPEYRGYGRSSGTPSESGIVLDFTRFHDLLAARPEVDPRKIVFHGRSLGGAVVAQLAAVRRPAALILQSSFTSVARLARGYLIPAFLVRDPFDTLSVLPELDVPVLIVHGKRDRTIPASEADELQRASRSSRRVLLDRDHDDWAPDDPALWTEVDAFLGASGVPPLPRP, encoded by the coding sequence ATGTCTCACCTCCCGTGGGCCGCTTCGGCAAGGGTCGTCCTCGGCGCGCTCGCTCTGGCGATCGCATGGCTGGGCCTCGGCTGGTCCCTCGAGCGGCTCGTGATCTTCCCGCGCCGGGTCGCGGGGCCCGGGTTCCCGTCGAGGGCGGACGGGTTCGAGTCGCTCTGGATCGAGATCCCCGCGGGGCAGGTCGAGGCCTGGCTCCTCCCCGGGCGGGGAGCGAAGGGTAAGGCGGTGATCTACGCCCACGGCAACGCGGAGCTGATCGACTTCCAGGTCGACCTGGCACGCGCCTACCACGATCGGGGATTCACGGTGCTCCTCCCCGAGTACCGGGGCTACGGCCGATCCTCGGGCACGCCGTCCGAAAGCGGGATCGTCTTAGACTTCACGCGGTTCCACGATCTCCTCGCGGCGAGGCCGGAGGTGGATCCGAGGAAGATCGTCTTCCACGGGAGGTCGCTCGGCGGCGCGGTCGTAGCGCAGCTCGCCGCCGTGCGCCGGCCCGCGGCCCTGATCCTCCAGTCGAGCTTCACCAGCGTGGCCCGGCTCGCGCGCGGCTACCTGATACCCGCGTTCCTGGTCCGCGATCCGTTCGACACCCTCTCGGTGTTGCCTGAACTCGACGTTCCGGTGCTGATCGTTCACGGGAAGAGGGACCGGACGATTCCCGCGAGCGAGGCGGACGAGCTGCAACGAGCGTCGCGAAGCTCCCGGCGGGTCCTCCTGGACCGCGACCACGACGATTGGGCGCCGGACGATCCCGCGCTCTGGACGGAGGTGGACGCGTTCCTGGGCGCCTCGGGGGTCCCGCCGCTGCCGCGACCGTGA